The genomic stretch CGGAAAGTCCATTAACTTTTGTTACCGCAACTTCAGCGGTTGCACCTTTTTTTGTCGCATGCGCTAACGCATGAGCGGCGGCATCAAGTAATTCTTGTTGTTGCCTTTTAAGTAGAGTAGTTGAATCTGTATGTTGCATTGTCATAGTCAAATCCTTAAAAAATTTTTGCTATTCTAGCTTATTTTCTATAAGGTCGCTAATTATGTGCTAGAATGCGACCCTTTTAATGATTAGACGAGGAGAGAAGATGGCAAAAGGCAGAAAACAAGACTGGTGGGATGATGAAAACCAAGAAGAAATCATTTACGTCAGTAAAAGTGAAATTAAACGTGATGCCGAAGCTTTAAAGCAACTTGGAGATAAATTAATTAACCTAACGCCAGCAAATTTGGCGAAGATTCCAATGGATGATAATTTATTGGAAGCCGTAGAATTAGCGCAACGTTTGCAACGTGAAGCACGTCGTCGCCAATTGCAATATATCGGTAAACTTTTACGCACCATGGATACTGATCCTATCCAAGAGGCATTGGATAAAGTAGAAAATAAACATCAGCAACAACAAGCGATGTTACATAAAATTGAACGCCAACGTGATGATTTGATTGCACAAGGCGATGTCGGGTTAAATGCATTATTAGAAGATTATCCAACCCTCGATCGTCAACGATTACGTACGCTTATTCGTGCTGCTAAAAAAGAAGTTGAGCAGAAAAAATTAGGCAAAGCGTATCGTGATATTTTTGTATTATTGAAAGAAGTTATGCTAGAAGCATAAATTTTTCAGAAAAATCGGGCGTGGTTATGAAGCCACGTATCCCTTATCTTCTTGCGTTGGGTTCATTGCACCACGGCGTGCGAGCTCATCGCAAATTTCATTTTCTACATGTCCACTATGACCTTTTACCCAGTGCCAATTTATAGAATGGCGTGCGACTACTGCATCTAAACGTTTCCAAAGGTCTTGATTCTTAATTTTACCTTTTTTCCAGTTGGAGGCTTTCCAAGAATGAATCCATGTAGTAATACCATTTTTCATGTATTGGCTATCGCTATACAGATCTATTTCGCAATGTTGATTAAGTGCCTCAAGTGCTTTAATTACGGCGAGGAGTTCCATACGATTATTGGTTGTTAAAAAATAGCCTTCAGAAAGCTGTTTTTCATGTTGCTGGTAGCGGAGAATTGCACCAAGCCCACCTGGACCAGGATTCCCTAAACAGGATCCATCGGTAAAAATTTGAATTTTCTTTGGTTGCATATAAAATAAATTCCTATTCATTCTTTTTTTGCGATAATAGCGGAAAACGCATAAAACTTTAAGGAAAAAAATGACAGAACAACAACCCAAAATTCAGCCACATCGCCAAATTGTTTTGGATACTGAAACTACAGGTATGCAACAGTATGGTGAACATTATCAAGGACACTGTATTATTGAAATTGGGGCAGTGGAAGTCATTAATCGCCGTAGAACAGGGCGTGAATTACATCTTTACATTAAACCTGATCGTCCCGTTGATCCAGAAGCGCAAAAGGTGCATGGTATCAGCGATGCGGACTTAGCGGATAAACCGAGTTTCCCTGAAATTGCGCAAGAATTTATTGATTTTATAAAAGGTGCAGAGCTGGTTATTCATAATGCTCCCTTCGACGTAGGATTTATGGATTATGAGTTTCGGAAACATAAATTAGGTGTACAAACCGCAGATATTTGTACCGTTCTTGATACGCTTGCGCTTGCACGTCAAATGTATCCAGGAAAACGTAACTCTCTTGATGCATTATGTACACGTTTAAATATTGATAATAGTAAACGTACCCTTCACGGGGCTTTACTGGATGCGGAAATCCTTGCCGATGTCTATTTGGCAATGACAGGGGGGCAGACCAATTTATTTGAAGATGATGATCCAAGTGTAATTGGAACGGGAAATGGTGATCAGGCAGTGATTCGTAGTCATTTGCCTCAAGAAGCAGGATTACGTGTTATTCATGCTAACAATGAGGAAAAAAAACATCACCATGATTTTTTACAACTTGTGAATAAAAAGAGCCAGAATCACTGTTTTTGGTTGTTAGATGAGGCAGAAATTGTACAAGACGTACATTGATTAAGCATTTGATAATATTTTTGAAAAAATAGGCTTGACGTTTTTCTCATATCTCATTATTATGCACCCACTTTTTGCGGAGTGGTAGTTCAGCTGGTTAGAATACCTGCCTGTCACGCAGGGGGTCGCGGGTTCGAATCCCGTCCATTCCGCCAAAATTTCCTCACGGAGCGGTAGTTCAGCTGGTTAGAATACCTGCCTGTCACGCAGGGGGTCGCGGGTTCGAATCCCGTCCGTTCCGCCACTTTCTTTTTCTCATTTATTCCCTTTTAAATTCTTATCATAAAAACATTTTTCACTTTATTTAAACTAATAATACTAAAAGTTTAATGACTTCCTATATAGCTTAAAATTCTTTGAGATATTTTGAGAAGTTTAGTGATAGAACCTCGTTATTTTGTATTTTATTCTATGATATTACTGATTTCTCTAATAGGTCTAGATAAGGATCACCATCTAATATCTACATATTTATATTTCTTTAATCTAACTATTTTAGATTAAATTTCTTCTTTTATTAAACTTTAATTTTATATATATCAAATAGTTAATTTATAACGTTTAATACTAATTTAAAATTAGTTTAAATAGTAAATATGACTATTAATTTTTTTACTAATTTAAAAAAAATATAACTACTCAATTTTAGTTGCTTCTAATTTATTAAATAAAGTATTAGCATTACCAAGATAATATGGAATATTACATACTTTACTTAAATATATCTGCTTTTAAAATTAGGTAATCTTTTGATTATTAAATAAACTAGTAGATATATAAAATATTCCAATTAATGAGAAGAGTCCAATAATATTGATTTAAAGGAACGTATATTAATTAAGAAGATTTTAAATAGTTATATATAAATTGTATTTTATTTTATGAAAAAGTTAAAGAATTTATAGTATTTATTATCTAGAAAATAAACTGGAGAATATATGAATAAAACTTTTAAAACTATTTTTGATAAAAAAACATCAAGATTGGTTGTAGCTTCTGAACTTGCGAAAAATTCAGGAAATTGTCAATCTGAATCTGATGGTAGGAATGTTACTACTTTTAGTAAACGTAATAAAACTTCTTCGGCAATGCTAAAAATCGCAGGGCTGTTAGGATTGTGCATTGCAACCATGCCAATGGCGTATGCGATTGGTAATGGGAATATAGGTGGTGACAGTACAGGCGGTCCGGGTGGTTCAGCTACTCCAGTACCTCTCCCTCCAGTTGGTTCTGGTCAAACCGCTGGTGGTAATGGCTTTTTCCCTCCTTCTGGAGGACCTAATCAGAATATACCAAAACCTTCAATCCAAGGTCGTAATCTAAATACAGATAATTCTCCTACAGGTGTGATTAATAATAATTTAGATGCGAAAATTAAGGCGAATACTGAAGGTATTAAGGCAAATAAACAGATGATTAATAATAATAACCGTATAATTGGTAATATTGATGCTAAAGTGAGTGGACTTGTTTCAAAAGTTGCCAAAGATTCAAATAGAATCGATCATGTCATTGCGGATAATACGAGTAATGCAAGCCATATTAAGGATAACGCAACGAAAATTGCGACAAACAAAGAAGGCATTACAAAAAATAAAGAGTTGATTGGGAAAACTGATGCTCGAGTAAGTGGTGTTGTCACTAAAGTGGCAGACAATACTAATAAAATCGATCATGTTATTGCTGATACCACAATCAATGCGCAAAATATTGCAAAAATTGCCAAAGAACGTGCTGATGTTAGTGGTGTGATTTCAAAAGTTGCGATTAATACGGCGAGTATTAATAATGTTTCAGCCCGCATTTCTTCTAATACCAAAGCGATAGAAGCAAATAAAACGGCAATTGCTGAAAACCAATCTCGTATCAATCATCTAGATAAGCGTGAAGAACGCCATATGGCACAGTTATCTGCATTAGCGGGTTTATTCCAACCGTATGAAATTGGGCAATTTTATGTTACAGGTGCTGTTGGACAATATCGTAATAATACTGGAATCGCACTAGGTTCAGGTTACCGTTTAAATCGAAATGTAGCCTTCAAAGTAGGCGTATCTATGACGACTCAGAAACAAGATGATGCTGCTTATAATGCAGGTGTTTATATTGGTTTCTAGTTTATTTTGATTCTCACTTTATCAGGTCATCAACATAAAGTGTAAATGGCGTTGTAAAGGTGAGAAAATTAGCACTGTATTGATAAAAGCCGCCATTATGGCGGCTTTTTTATTGTTGAGCATATTATTCGCGCAATACCTGGTAATCTTTGAAAACCGATTAAATTGCCAAAACTTCACTATGGTTTAGCAGACATTTTGAAAATTGTGATATTTGTCATTGCTTTTCTTTTTGATTTTTTAGAAAATTTATACGAATTATGTTTAATTAAGTTACAATTATTTTTTATAAATTGTAATGTATAACGAATATCTAAATAGACCATGTCCAAGGAGCAATTTATGGCGACCCGGTTATTAAAAAAGAGCTTAGCATTTGCTTTATCTGTCATCTTTATTGGAACTGCACAAGCAAGTGATCCTGTGGCATTCAACACCGAAGGATTTAGTGATTTAGTTGCAGCAAAATTTGGAAATGTTGAACCCAATGATGTACACAAAGTATTAAGTGCGGGTAAAGTATCGGATACGCTGTTAGTCTCTCTTGCCCCAAACAAAATGATTGATTTTGCTCATCCTTTTCCACAACCAACAATGACGTTTATTCCTTCATCGGCACGTGATTTATTGGCACTAGGAGGGCTGGGCGGTCACGGTAACATGATTTCTATGGAAAAAATTATCTCGCTTAAACCAGATCTTATTATTGATGTGGGAAGCGTGGGACAAAGCTATGTGGATACCGTAAAACGTGTGCATGAAAAAACTAAGGTTCCCGTGGTATTGGTGGATGGCAATTTTGCGGATACGCCACAACAAATTCGCACAGTAGCAAAATATATTGGCGATACGAAAAAAGGTGATTTGTTGGCGAATTATGCACAACGTATTTTAGATATGACCAAAGATGCTACACAAATTAATGGTGTCGCAAAATCAGTGTATTACGCACGAGGTACAGATGGTTTAGAAACGGCTGCCACCAATTCAATTCATAGCGAAGTATTAAATTGGGTCGGATTAAAAAATGTGGTGGATATGAAAAGTCAAAAAAGTACAGCACGTGTTTCGATGGAACAACTTTATAAATGGCAGCCTGATATCATCGTTACCCAAGATCCGACTGCTTATCAACATATTCAAACCTCTCCACTTTGGCATCAATTAAAAGCGGTACAAGGTAAAGATGTTTACCTCGTACCAAATAAACCATTTGGTTGGTTAGGGCAACCACCAAGTGTGAATCGCTTACTTGGTGCATTATGGCTCACGCATAAATTGGATCCAAAACGTCTAGATACTAGCGATTATCTCAATTTCGTGAAAAATTACTTCCAACTTTTTTACGATTACCAATTGACACCACAAGATGAAAAATCACTTGGTATTCTCTAAATCGCAAAATTTTTTACGAAAAAGCTGGCGACAAATCGTGCCGCCAGCTTTATTAATTGGTTGTGTGCTTACTGCCTGTTGTATTGGACAATATCCAATATCACTCCATGACTTATGGCAAAACCTCTTTTTTCCTTCGACCTCGTCTAACTCAATTATCCATACTGTATTATGGCAGGTTCGTCTCCCTCGTATTTTAACCGCTATTCTCGCAGGTGCGGCACTTTCAATGGCAGGGGCGACTTATCAAAGTATGTTTAAAAATCCGCTAGTATCCCCTGATATTTTAGGTGTCAGTGCTGGGGCAGGCTTAGGGGCGGTTGCTATTATTTTTGTTGGAGGATCGCTTTGGCAACTTCAATTAAGCGCCTTTATCGGTGGACTAGTTGCTGTTGCGATTGTCTATGCTATTGCCAAAATTGCCCGCTATCACGCCCCGATTTTAGCATTAGTTTTGGCAGGAATTGCACTCGCTGCCTTATTGAAAGCAGGAATTTCCATTTTAAAAATTTTTGCTGATCCCTATAGCCAATTAACCACCATGACTTTCTGGCTATTAGGCGCCTTAAACATGGCAACTTTCCACGATCTTGCTTTTATGGTTCCACTTATTTTACTTGCCGTACTTCCCTTAATTTTATTACGTTGGCGGATGAATTTATTAAGTTTAGAAGACGAAGAGGCGCAAAGCTTAGGCTTAAATCTCTCTCGCACCCGTTTAATCTTTATCGTTTCTGCTACCTTAATGACCTCTACTATTATTGCCGTTACGGGAATTATTGGCTGGATTGGGCTAATCGTCCCCCATGTTGCACGACTTTGGCTTGGCGAAAAAGGGAGTGATTTTCGCCAACTATTACCTGTCACGATTTTCTTTGGTAGCGCAATATTATTAATTGCTGATACTTTCTCTCGTGCCACCTTTAGTGTCGAAATTCCACTGGGGATCATTACTGCTATTGTTGGTGTGCCATTTTTTCTAGGTTTATTAATTTTAGGTGGACGTAAATGAGTTTTCTGTCCTTGCAAAATTTAGCGATTGGTTATAAAAAGAAAGTAATTGCGGATAAATTGAATATCACATTTTCTGAAAAACAGATTGTTTGTTTACTCGGTGCGAATGGGTGTGGCAAAACAACGTTATTAAAAACGATATTAGGGCTACTTCCACCCATGAGCGGAGAAATTTATCTCAATAATCAGAATTTAAAACATTATCCAACACCACAGCTAGCAAAACAGATTGCTTATGTACCGCAAGCCCATCGCCACTTTAATTTTAGTGTACAAAATGTTGTATTAATGGGACGCAATCCCTATTTAAAATGGTATCAAAGCCCCAATTCTTGTGATAAAGAAATTGCCCAAATGGCACTGGCACAAATAGGAATTGAGCATTTTTTAACGAAAAGTTTTGATAGATTAAGCGGTGGGGAACAACAACTGGTTTTGATTGCAAGAGCCTTAGCACAACAGCCCAAATTATTGATTATGGATGAACCTACTTCAAATTTAGATTTTGGTAATCAATTACGGGTTTTAGAAAAAATCAAACAGCTGAATGCTGAAACTCAATTAGGCATTTTAATGACAACGCATCAGCCTGAGCAAAGTTTACAAGTCGCAGATCGAACATTATTATTTCATCAAGGAAAAATTCTTGCTGATGATATACCGCAACGTATTTTAACCGTACAGAACCTTGCGAAAATTTATCAACTCGCCCCTGCGGTTATCCAAAAACATTTTCACTTTATGGCATAAGGAGAACTGTATGACAGACACTCAATTACCGACTATCCATGATATTGATTTTGCAACTTTATACAAAAATCATTTCCAATTATCTGCCCGCAAAGGTAAAACGGCTGAAGATTGGAAAGAAAAAGCCGAAAAAATGCAGCGTTCTGATTTCGATTTACAAAGTGAATATGTGAAACAATTTATGGCGCATATGAAACTTTCACCAACCGATACCGTATTAGATGTTGGGTGTGGCGGTGGTGCGTTAGCACTAGCAATCGCACCGCATGTTCAAGCCGTTTATGCACTAGATTTTTGCCAAGAAATGTTAGATATCGTGCAAGAACGTGCAAAATCAATGAATATCACAAATATTTATCCGATTTTGCGGGCGTGGGAAGATGATTGGGATAATGTACCTGAATGCGATATTTGTATTTCATCACGCTCCTCAATGGTAGGCGATCTCGACGATGCTTTAAATAAACTTAATCAACATGCCCGTAAAGCAGTTTATATGAGTATGCTCGTAGAAAAAGATTTTATCTCACCAGAAGTATTACGTGTGATTAATCGTGATTCTATCGGCTTTCCGAATTATATGTATGCGCTAAATTTACTTTATCAAAAAGGCTATTTTCCAACTGTAAATTTTATTGAATCTCATGGTTGCCTCGTTGAACCTAAAGCCCTCACGGCGGATCAACTCATCAAAGCCGTCAGCTGGTCAGTCGGTAAATTAACCGAGCAAGAAATCAAAGATCTCAAACTCTACCACACCGCCCACCCTGATATTAAAAGCCCTTACAACCTTTTCAGAAAATGGGCGTTATTAGAATGGAGCAAATAAGAATAACTTATTTTATTTATAAAAAATTATAATTAAATCAATTTGTTATGATTTGTACGTATTCTTTTGTTTTATTTTTAATATTTAAAAATACATTAAAAAAATGTAAAATTCATAACAATCGTTATATATTATTTTTATTTTTAGATTTTAAAATATGCAAATGCATGTGTGAATTTTAAAAAAAATAGCAATCTATAATCCGCTGAATAAACTTGCGCAGCACACAAAAAGTGCCGTAAAAAATTTAGAGGATTTATATATGAAATGTACTTTAATAAAAACAACGATAGCGATAGTGATCTCAATGACCGTGTCGGGCATGTCTTATGCTGAACAAAATCAAACGGCAAGTGAATCACAACAGAATGTCTCAGGGAATGAAACATTACAAACGGTTAAACAGAAAACTGCAATTTTAAAAAGTTTGACTAAAAGTGCGGCAGAAAAAAGTAAACGCCAAGAGGATCTTATTAAAATATTAAAAAATAAGTTTTCTAACTATGAACAGCGTTTTGGGCATAATGAAGAGCTATTAAATAAAAATTATCTAGGATTAATGGAACATCATAATCGTATTAATGATAATGCTTCCTATAACAGTGTTAATAGAGGAGTTATTGCTCAAAACACACAAGCAATAAAAAATAACTCACGCCGTATCCACAATTTAGATAAACGTGAACAACGTCATATGGCTCAAAATGCAGCATTAGCAGGCTTATTCCAACCATACTCAATCGGTCGTTTAAACGTAACTGCAGCAATGGGGCAATATCGCAGTAATAATGCGATAGCATTTGGTGCTGGTTATCGTTTTGATAACAACCTTGCAGTGAAAGCGGGATTCTCTATGAGTACTAATGCAGCGGATGATGCAGCTTATAATGTTGGTGTAAACTACGAATTCTAAGCGATAGCTTTTAATCTCACCTAACATAAAGCCCCCAATTGGGGGCTTTTTATTTCTTACGCTCCAATTTTCGGAAAAATTTATGGAATAAAAAGGAAAATGATATACTGCGGGCATTTTAGAAAAAATGAGTAAAACAATGCGTTATATTTATACTTTTATTTTTTATCTTGCGGTGCCGTTTATTTGGTTTTTTATGTGGTTGAAGGGTCGCAAGAATCCAGACTATGCCAAACGTCATATGGAGCGTTATGGGTTTTATAAAAATTTGCTAAAACCTAAGCCAAAAGGAATTGTAGTGCATGCTTCAAGTGTGGGTGAAGTGATGGTGGCGACACCTTTAGTAAAAGCTTTACAGGCACGCTATCCTGATTTAGCGATTACGTTTACCTGTATGACACCAACAGGATCGGATCAGATTAAGAAAACTTTTGGCGAAAGCGTGACGCATTGTTATTTGCCTTTTGATCTACCGTTTGCGATTAAACGTTTTTTACGTTTTATTGATCCTAAGGCAGTTATTATTATTGAAACTGAGCTTTGGGCAAATTTATTTTATGCGTTAAAATGCCAAAATATCGCATTGATGATCGCAAATGCTCGTCTTTCTGCACGCTCGAGTGCGCGTTATGCAAAATTCCAAAAAACAATGGGTGAGATTTTGCAGTGCGTTGATTTGATCGCCCCACAAGATAAACTCAGTGCCGATCGTTATTTGGCGATTGGCGCAACACCTGAGCAAGTGAAAGTCACGGGAAATATTAAGTACGATTTAACGCCCTCTGCGGAAATTTATAAAAAAATTAACGAAAATCGGGGCGTGTTTAATAAGCGTCCTGTTTGGGTGGCAGCAAGTACGCATGAGGGTGAAGAAGAGATTATTTTAGATGCTCATCAAAAGTTACGCACAAAATTTCCAAATTTATTGTTGGTGTTAGTGCCTCGTCATTTAGAAAGATTTGATGCAGTTGCTACTTTGATTAAGAATAAAAATTTAAGCTTTGTGCGTCGTAGTGAGCATCAAGGTGTAAAAAATGAAGCCGTCTTGTTAGCCGATACAATGGGCGAGTTGTTATTTTTCTATGGTTTGTGCGATGTGGCTTTTATTGGCGGCAGCTTAATTACACGTGGCGGGCATAATCCACTGGAAGCGGCAGCGTTTAAAAAGCCTATTGTATCAGGGGTCGAAGTATTTAATTTTCATGATGTTTATCAGCAACTTAACGATGCGAAAGCAGTAAGTTGGGTAGATAAGACGGTCGAAAGTGTCGCAAATGAAGTGGGATATTTATTACAAAATCCGCAGGAACGCACAAGAAATGGAGAGGCAGCCTATGCAGTTTTACAACGCAACCAAGGTGCTTTAGAAAAATTATTAGGTTTTATGCAACCTTATTTGGAGAGTTAAAATGATTAAAGTCATTTATCCTGGCACGTTTGATCCTATTACGAATGGGCATGTTGATATTATTGCTCGTGCTGCAAAATTATTTTCACAGGTTATGGTAGCAGTTGCGAAAAATCCAAGTAAAGGTACGCTCGTTTCTTTTGATGATCGTATATTTTTAACAAAAGAAGCATTGGCACATTTACCAAATGTAGAAGTAATTGGTTTTGATGGATTATTGGCAAATCTGGTAAAGGAACAGAATATCACAGCGATTGTGCGGGGGGTGCGTAATAGTATTGATTTTGAATATGAGCGCCAACTGGTAGATGTTAATGCGCATTTAGCGAATAATGTTGAGACCATTTTACTTACTGCTTCCGAAAAAGTGGGATATATTTCTTCAACCGTAGTACGAGAAGTTTTTCTTCATGAAGGCGATGTCGGTGGAATGGTGCCAGAAAATGTATTGAATTATCTTCTATCTTTAAAGTAATGGGGTAGAGGGGAGAATCAAAGAATATTAATTTAGTTACGCCTCAAAAAGCGAATAATTTTATGAGATTTATCGTATTTTTGTAGATCGGTATAAAATCACCATAAAAAAACGGACACAATAAAGACTGTCCGTTTTTTTAACAGATATAAAGAATATTCAGAGAAAGAAATATTAGACTAATTTAATAAATCTTCTGAATCACGAGTCATACGGTTTAATTTTGCTAGACCTAACCCACAACTTTTAATTTGGGTTGCTCGTTCTAGTTTTAAAATCTGTGCTTTGCTAGCATTTAATTTTGCCCGAATTTGTTCAAGATTTGGATGAGTACCAGGTTGTTTTGCTGCATCGCTTACAAGCATATCTGCTTCATCAAATAATTTTTGGCATTGAACAGGGATATTATCAATGCTAGTAGGGGCTGCAAAAGCGGAAGAAATACTACCCGCTAAAAGAGCAGAACCTAACAAAAGTTTAAATAATTTCATAAAATGAGTAAAAGTTGTACTGATTGCAAAGGTGTGCAAAATCTAACAAATTTTTTTTTTCATGTCTAGTATTTTTCTTAACATTAAAAACAAATAAATAATTAGGAAAAATTAATATTATAGAGGTATTATCTAAAAGTGGTTTTGTCTTTTTTACTCAATATGTTGATAATAACTATTACAAAAATAGGTGTTTATTGTGAATGTAATTGTAGTAGAATGGTGAAAAGTCTTGCGTATTTTTTGTGATTGTTATGAGAGATAGGCTTTTTGTAAGGTAAGAGTAACATTCACAAAAAAGGACAAAATTCAGCTTGAATATGTTTTCATTCAAGCGTCAGGGGGTGGTTGAAAAATCACTGGAAAAGCTTTTTAGCTCTTACAATACAAGGAGTTAGAGATGTTAGATATTGTTGATCTCTCTAGATTGCAGTTTGCATTAACTGCGTTGTATCACTTTTTGTTTGTACCACTAACATTAGGGTTATCCTTTATTCTTGTTATTATGGAAACCATCTATGTTGCTACAGGTAAAGAAGTGTACAAAGATATGACTAAATTCTGGGGTAAGTTATTTGGTATTAACTTTGCTCTAGGTGTTACCACTGGTATTACCATGGAATTCCAATTCGGTACTAACTGGTCATATTATTCTCATTATGTTGGTGATATTTTCGGTGCACCTCTTGCTATCGAAGCATTATTAGCATTTTTCTTAGAATCTACTTTCGTTGGTTTATTCTTCTTTGGTTGGAATCGTTTGACTAAAGGTAAACACTTAATCGCAACATACTGTGTTGCAATCGGTTCTAACTTATCTGCAATGTGGATCTTAGTTGCTAATGGTTGGATGCAACATCCAGTTGGTTCTCATTTCAATTTCGAAACCATGCGTATGGAAATGAGTAACTTCTTTGATCTTTGGTTTAACCCTACAGCGCAAGACAAATTCCTTCACACTGTAACTGCTGGTTACGTTTCAGGTGCGTTCTTCGTACTTGCAATCAGTTCTTACTACATCTTAAAAGGTCGTGACCTTGGCTTTGCAAAACGTTCATTCGCAGTTGGTGCCGTATTCGGTTTAGTTGCTACTATTGCTGTATTCTTCATGGGTGATGAATCTGCTTACAATATTGGACAAGTTCAACCAACTAAACTTGCTGCTATGGAAGCTGCATGGACAACAGAACCTGCTCCAGCTAGCTGGGATCTTGTTGCTATTCCTAATGAAGCCCAAGAAAAAAATGACTTTGAAATTTCTGTGCCATGGCTTGGCGGTATCCTTGCAACTCGTTCATTAGACAAACAATTTGCGGGTATGAAAGAGCTTATTGCGAAAAATGAAGGTCGTATTAAACAAGGTATGATTGCTTACGGTTTACTTGAACAACTTAAAGCTGAAAAAGCAAAAACTGGTCATGTAGATGAAGCAACTAAAGCGGCATTTGAAAAAGTCGAAGGTGATTTAGGTTACGGTTTCTTACTTAAAGCTTATGCACCAAACGTTGTTGATGCAACTCCAGCTCAAATTGCAAAAGCTGCACGCAACTCTGTACCAAAAGTATTACCTAACTTCTACGCATTCCGTGTAATGGCAGGTGTTTGGGGCTTAATGATTCTCCTTACTCTTGGCGCATTTACTGTGACTGTGCGTAAAGAAATCGGTAAATACCGTTGGTTATACCTCTGCTTATTATGGGGTCTTCCTCTCCCTTGGTTCGGTATCGAATGTGGTTGGTTCTTAGCTGAATTTGGTCGTCAGCCATGGACTGTATACGATATTTTACCAGTGAATATGGCAGCATCTAACCTTAGTGCGGGTGATCTCTACTTCTCTATTGGTTTACTTTGTGGCTTATATTCTATCTTTATCGTGTTCGAAAGTTTCTTAATGTTCAAATTCGGTCGTCTTGGACCAAGCTCATTAAAAACTGGTCGTTATCATTTCGAACAATCTAAATAAGTAGGAGTTTACGATGATTGATTACGAATTTCTCCGCTTTGTTTGGTGGATTTTAATAATCGTTCTACTGATCGGTTTCTCTGTGACCGATGGGTTCGATATGGGCGTACTTACACTTCTTCCTTTTGAAGGTAAAAAAGAAGTTGAAAAACGCATTATGATT from Actinobacillus delphinicola encodes the following:
- a CDS encoding cytochrome ubiquinol oxidase subunit I — encoded protein: MLDIVDLSRLQFALTALYHFLFVPLTLGLSFILVIMETIYVATGKEVYKDMTKFWGKLFGINFALGVTTGITMEFQFGTNWSYYSHYVGDIFGAPLAIEALLAFFLESTFVGLFFFGWNRLTKGKHLIATYCVAIGSNLSAMWILVANGWMQHPVGSHFNFETMRMEMSNFFDLWFNPTAQDKFLHTVTAGYVSGAFFVLAISSYYILKGRDLGFAKRSFAVGAVFGLVATIAVFFMGDESAYNIGQVQPTKLAAMEAAWTTEPAPASWDLVAIPNEAQEKNDFEISVPWLGGILATRSLDKQFAGMKELIAKNEGRIKQGMIAYGLLEQLKAEKAKTGHVDEATKAAFEKVEGDLGYGFLLKAYAPNVVDATPAQIAKAARNSVPKVLPNFYAFRVMAGVWGLMILLTLGAFTVTVRKEIGKYRWLYLCLLWGLPLPWFGIECGWFLAEFGRQPWTVYDILPVNMAASNLSAGDLYFSIGLLCGLYSIFIVFESFLMFKFGRLGPSSLKTGRYHFEQSK
- a CDS encoding DUF5339 domain-containing protein yields the protein MKLFKLLLGSALLAGSISSAFAAPTSIDNIPVQCQKLFDEADMLVSDAAKQPGTHPNLEQIRAKLNASKAQILKLERATQIKSCGLGLAKLNRMTRDSEDLLN
- the coaD gene encoding pantetheine-phosphate adenylyltransferase, which produces MIKVIYPGTFDPITNGHVDIIARAAKLFSQVMVAVAKNPSKGTLVSFDDRIFLTKEALAHLPNVEVIGFDGLLANLVKEQNITAIVRGVRNSIDFEYERQLVDVNAHLANNVETILLTASEKVGYISSTVVREVFLHEGDVGGMVPENVLNYLLSLK
- a CDS encoding YadA C-terminal domain-containing protein codes for the protein MKCTLIKTTIAIVISMTVSGMSYAEQNQTASESQQNVSGNETLQTVKQKTAILKSLTKSAAEKSKRQEDLIKILKNKFSNYEQRFGHNEELLNKNYLGLMEHHNRINDNASYNSVNRGVIAQNTQAIKNNSRRIHNLDKREQRHMAQNAALAGLFQPYSIGRLNVTAAMGQYRSNNAIAFGAGYRFDNNLAVKAGFSMSTNAADDAAYNVGVNYEF
- the waaA gene encoding lipid IV(A) 3-deoxy-D-manno-octulosonic acid transferase; the encoded protein is MRYIYTFIFYLAVPFIWFFMWLKGRKNPDYAKRHMERYGFYKNLLKPKPKGIVVHASSVGEVMVATPLVKALQARYPDLAITFTCMTPTGSDQIKKTFGESVTHCYLPFDLPFAIKRFLRFIDPKAVIIIETELWANLFYALKCQNIALMIANARLSARSSARYAKFQKTMGEILQCVDLIAPQDKLSADRYLAIGATPEQVKVTGNIKYDLTPSAEIYKKINENRGVFNKRPVWVAASTHEGEEEIILDAHQKLRTKFPNLLLVLVPRHLERFDAVATLIKNKNLSFVRRSEHQGVKNEAVLLADTMGELLFFYGLCDVAFIGGSLITRGGHNPLEAAAFKKPIVSGVEVFNFHDVYQQLNDAKAVSWVDKTVESVANEVGYLLQNPQERTRNGEAAYAVLQRNQGALEKLLGFMQPYLES
- a CDS encoding class I SAM-dependent methyltransferase, yielding MTDTQLPTIHDIDFATLYKNHFQLSARKGKTAEDWKEKAEKMQRSDFDLQSEYVKQFMAHMKLSPTDTVLDVGCGGGALALAIAPHVQAVYALDFCQEMLDIVQERAKSMNITNIYPILRAWEDDWDNVPECDICISSRSSMVGDLDDALNKLNQHARKAVYMSMLVEKDFISPEVLRVINRDSIGFPNYMYALNLLYQKGYFPTVNFIESHGCLVEPKALTADQLIKAVSWSVGKLTEQEIKDLKLYHTAHPDIKSPYNLFRKWALLEWSK